In one window of Fimbriimonadia bacterium DNA:
- a CDS encoding 2-oxoacid:acceptor oxidoreductase family protein yields the protein MTHSARQPIVPGRHLMLGDEAIAKAAWTRGLNVFAAYAGTPSTEIGETIGTLPDLYGEWSTNEAVSAGVAQGAAYVGGASMIAFKHVGANVAADYINNFARTRLLEGGALVVVVADDPGMHSSQNAQDTRFLFAYMADMPILSPADSQDCWEMTRAALAMSRELCYPFALWITTRIAHSTTLVEVSEDEAVREQHPVMQFVPEPHHKSVPANAMPSNRRVVTEFLPRLAAMSDASPLNRQSMRSRRLGVVSTGVATRYAQEMFPEASHLQIGFLYPVPKETILRFASQVEEVIVLEEGARFLEREVRLLGVKCRGKQDPWCGEELEPAAVRRYFTGLDLHPREPLSIPRRPPVMCPGCPHNATYEVLALLDKERKRKRLPKVNRAGDIGCYSLGEMGTLTCMGASITHMHGMVCGLEQKWYSASTADVSSHITGPLAEQDLVRWEDGELRLKGVVTRPKYRTAWRELLKSFPPEVKKLARELYEKANDEIGANWALIGDSTLFHSGSPGILNITHNGGRGNILVFNNSYTAMTGGQDHPGTAKTMRGENVSALNIANYVVGLGVKKANVKVVDPFDLKGTLETFKKEMAKPELSVLITNRVCNRERDLFRPGEAYTIDRERCMACGICLDLNCPAIAMADGKPAIRPDLCTGCSVCAQVCPEKFSAIHHGKDYTSHVSDSLAPMTKLVAPLTHERRAVTNILVAGVGGQGVLTASAIIAELGLNHLGYAAKADVHGMSQLGGEVNSHVRIGRTPILSPVIPAGEVDIILGLEPMEAARYAHMLRPDGVVLACTHKVPSAVMARGKAPYPDDVLDRLVEMGISVIALDAWAVSLTLGDPRVVNSYMLGALSQFLPLAPDIWRHVIAERLRKGADTNLTAFDMGRNAVQLPPEFEPFGPEPATVRG from the coding sequence ATGACGCACTCCGCACGACAACCGATCGTTCCTGGCAGGCATCTCATGCTGGGTGACGAAGCCATCGCGAAGGCCGCATGGACGCGGGGTCTGAACGTCTTCGCCGCCTACGCAGGCACCCCTAGCACGGAGATCGGGGAGACTATCGGCACGCTACCAGACCTGTATGGCGAGTGGAGCACCAACGAGGCCGTGTCGGCAGGGGTTGCGCAGGGGGCGGCTTATGTCGGCGGTGCCTCGATGATCGCTTTCAAGCACGTGGGTGCGAACGTAGCCGCAGACTACATCAATAACTTCGCCAGAACACGTCTGCTAGAAGGCGGAGCGCTAGTGGTAGTGGTGGCGGACGACCCAGGGATGCACAGCTCGCAGAACGCTCAAGACACTCGCTTCTTGTTCGCATATATGGCCGACATGCCCATCCTATCACCTGCCGATAGTCAGGACTGCTGGGAGATGACTCGCGCCGCCCTAGCGATGAGCCGCGAGCTCTGTTACCCCTTCGCGCTATGGATCACTACGCGCATCGCACACTCGACTACTCTCGTGGAGGTTTCTGAAGACGAGGCAGTTCGCGAGCAGCACCCCGTTATGCAGTTCGTGCCAGAGCCTCACCACAAGTCGGTCCCGGCCAACGCCATGCCATCCAACCGACGCGTGGTTACCGAGTTCCTACCGCGTCTGGCAGCGATGTCCGACGCATCGCCGCTAAATAGGCAGAGCATGCGCAGCCGTCGGCTGGGAGTCGTCTCGACGGGCGTCGCGACTCGCTACGCACAGGAGATGTTCCCCGAAGCCTCCCATCTGCAAATCGGCTTTCTGTACCCGGTGCCGAAAGAGACGATCCTTCGCTTCGCGAGCCAGGTCGAGGAGGTCATCGTCCTGGAAGAAGGTGCGAGGTTTCTCGAAAGGGAGGTTCGATTGCTCGGCGTGAAATGCCGTGGCAAGCAGGACCCATGGTGCGGCGAGGAGCTGGAGCCCGCCGCGGTGCGGCGCTACTTTACGGGCCTGGACTTACATCCGCGAGAGCCCCTGAGCATCCCGCGACGTCCGCCCGTGATGTGCCCCGGCTGCCCACACAACGCTACTTACGAGGTACTTGCGCTGCTGGACAAGGAGCGCAAACGCAAGCGTCTACCGAAGGTGAACCGGGCGGGCGATATAGGATGTTACTCGCTCGGTGAGATGGGAACTCTGACATGCATGGGCGCCAGCATCACCCATATGCACGGCATGGTGTGTGGCTTGGAGCAGAAGTGGTATTCGGCTTCGACGGCGGATGTTAGCTCTCACATCACGGGCCCCCTCGCCGAGCAGGACCTCGTTCGCTGGGAGGACGGCGAACTGCGTTTGAAGGGCGTGGTGACCAGACCGAAGTACCGCACTGCCTGGCGCGAGTTGCTCAAGTCGTTTCCACCCGAGGTTAAGAAGCTTGCGCGCGAGCTCTACGAGAAAGCCAACGACGAGATTGGCGCCAACTGGGCGCTCATCGGTGACTCCACGCTGTTTCACTCCGGCTCGCCTGGCATTCTGAACATCACACACAACGGCGGCCGCGGCAACATCCTAGTTTTCAACAACAGCTACACCGCCATGACCGGCGGCCAGGATCACCCAGGCACCGCGAAGACGATGCGCGGAGAGAACGTGTCTGCCCTGAACATTGCTAATTACGTGGTCGGATTGGGGGTAAAGAAGGCCAACGTAAAGGTGGTGGACCCCTTCGACCTGAAAGGCACGCTCGAGACATTCAAGAAGGAGATGGCGAAGCCCGAGCTGTCTGTGCTGATCACCAACCGCGTGTGCAATCGAGAAAGAGACCTATTCCGCCCCGGCGAGGCATATACCATCGATCGCGAACGCTGCATGGCGTGTGGTATCTGTTTGGATCTGAACTGTCCAGCAATAGCTATGGCGGACGGGAAGCCCGCGATCCGCCCCGACCTCTGCACGGGGTGCTCGGTGTGTGCGCAAGTGTGTCCGGAGAAGTTCAGCGCTATCCATCATGGCAAGGACTACACGTCGCACGTGTCGGACAGTCTGGCACCGATGACGAAGTTGGTCGCACCGCTTACCCATGAACGCCGAGCTGTTACGAATATCCTTGTCGCAGGTGTTGGTGGGCAGGGAGTGCTTACCGCGAGTGCCATCATCGCTGAACTCGGGCTCAATCACCTGGGGTACGCAGCAAAGGCAGACGTACACGGCATGTCTCAGCTCGGTGGCGAGGTGAACAGCCATGTTCGTATCGGTCGCACACCCATCCTTTCGCCGGTGATCCCCGCGGGCGAAGTTGATATCATCCTGGGACTGGAGCCGATGGAGGCCGCTCGCTACGCGCACATGTTGCGGCCGGATGGAGTGGTGCTCGCTTGTACACACAAGGTGCCCTCTGCGGTGATGGCCCGCGGCAAGGCTCCCTATCCCGACGATGTGTTGGATCGCCTCGTCGAGATGGGCATCAGCGTAATTGCCCTAGATGCCTGGGCCGTGAGCCTAACGCTAGGCGATCCCCGGGTCGTCAACTCCTACATGCTGGGGGCGCTTTCCCAGTTCCTGCCGCTAGCGCCCGACATCTGGCGTCACGTGATTGCCGAACGCCTGCGAAAGGGCGCCGACACGAACCTCACGGCCTTCGATATGGGACGCAACGCCGTTCAGTTGCCGCCCGAGTTCGAGCCCTTCGGCCCGGAGCCTGCCACGGTCAGGGGATAG
- a CDS encoding RtcB family protein, with amino-acid sequence MRTDGIIYASETLLQHILADKAPEQVANVAALPGIVGRSMAMPDIHWGYGFAIGGVAATDAETGVISPGGVGFDINCGVRLLRTDLSETEVKPKIKELVDQIFRDVPTGFGGHGQITLDASDLKKVLTEGARWMIENEYGWEEDLDRSEQQGHVEGADPDAVTKRAMERGKPQIGSLGSGNHFLEIQVVDHIYDEVAAHAFEIDRVGQICVMIHTGSRGFGHQTCQDNLDEMQSAIKRYDIELPDRQLACAPVKSPEGQRYLTAMACAANFALANRQAIAHWVREAFKKVFKSQAKKLGIRQVYDVAHNIAKYETHVVDGKERRVWVHRKGATRAFGPGNPAVAARYRHVGQPVLIPGDMGRYSYLLVGTEQAMRETFGSTCHGAGRLMSRNKAKQTMASSDVSKWMQEQGIYMRAKDKGLIAEEASYAYKDVADVVEVCEAVGISRRVARLRPIGVVKG; translated from the coding sequence ATGCGCACGGACGGCATCATCTACGCCAGCGAGACGCTGCTGCAACACATCCTGGCGGACAAGGCGCCCGAGCAGGTGGCGAACGTTGCCGCGTTGCCGGGCATCGTGGGCCGCTCGATGGCCATGCCGGACATCCACTGGGGCTACGGCTTCGCGATCGGTGGAGTGGCTGCAACCGATGCAGAGACGGGAGTTATCTCACCCGGCGGTGTGGGCTTCGACATCAACTGCGGAGTGCGGTTGCTACGCACTGACCTGAGCGAGACCGAGGTGAAGCCGAAGATCAAGGAGCTGGTGGACCAAATCTTCCGCGATGTGCCGACGGGCTTCGGCGGCCACGGGCAGATCACCCTCGACGCATCGGACCTGAAGAAGGTGCTCACCGAGGGTGCCCGCTGGATGATCGAGAACGAATACGGTTGGGAAGAGGACCTCGACCGCAGCGAGCAGCAGGGTCACGTGGAAGGCGCCGACCCGGACGCAGTGACCAAGCGGGCGATGGAGCGCGGAAAGCCACAGATCGGATCGCTTGGCAGCGGCAACCACTTTTTGGAGATTCAGGTAGTGGATCACATATACGACGAGGTCGCCGCACACGCCTTCGAGATCGACCGCGTCGGTCAGATCTGCGTGATGATCCACACCGGGTCCCGGGGCTTCGGTCACCAGACGTGTCAGGACAACCTGGACGAGATGCAGAGCGCCATCAAGCGATATGACATCGAGCTTCCCGATAGGCAGCTCGCGTGTGCGCCGGTCAAGTCGCCGGAGGGGCAGCGATACCTGACAGCGATGGCGTGCGCGGCCAACTTCGCCCTCGCGAACCGTCAGGCCATTGCCCACTGGGTGCGCGAAGCGTTCAAGAAGGTGTTCAAGAGCCAGGCCAAGAAGCTCGGCATCCGGCAAGTGTACGACGTTGCACATAACATCGCCAAGTACGAGACGCACGTGGTGGATGGTAAGGAGCGACGTGTGTGGGTGCATCGGAAGGGCGCGACGCGCGCCTTCGGGCCCGGCAACCCCGCCGTCGCAGCGAGGTATCGGCACGTCGGCCAGCCGGTGTTGATCCCGGGTGACATGGGTCGCTACTCCTACCTGTTAGTGGGCACGGAGCAGGCGATGCGCGAGACCTTCGGCTCTACGTGCCACGGGGCGGGGCGGCTGATGAGTCGCAACAAGGCGAAGCAGACGATGGCCTCGTCGGACGTGAGCAAGTGGATGCAAGAGCAAGGTATCTACATGCGAGCGAAGGACAAGGGTCTGATTGCCGAGGAGGCCAGCTACGCGTACAAGGACGTGGCGGACGTGGTCGAGGTTTGCGAGGCCGTCGGTATCTCCCGCCGCGTCGCCCGCCTCCGCCCGATTGGAGTGGTGAAGGGCTAA
- a CDS encoding type I restriction enzyme HsdR N-terminal domain-containing protein, whose product MGYLSEFICLIERLRERAEKHRDYLANNEAATRACLVDPVLRLLGWDVSDPEQVCVEYKVEGKSADYALMRDGKPLILIEAKSLGAKLKDDFWQLAVYAAKTGAVLGVMTNGDEWVFLDPNNVSQPQKARLHLSRREDHRTCALLFLEQLDTQASSKLPPPPQGHRTPPDSLTSSKPPEQLQAIGLTQLERQLSELAPDLHAPKVRAVAVPSRADPLAVTSYAGLLCAVAETYFQQITERLPITQTNASRQYIAARSPLHGTGVRFRASRELTGTGGQESFYVNVHAKALRLVRWTIRLLTVIGVSPDEVTVELA is encoded by the coding sequence ATGGGTTATCTGTCCGAGTTCATCTGCCTCATCGAGCGCTTGCGCGAGCGTGCAGAGAAGCACAGGGACTATCTGGCCAACAACGAGGCTGCGACGCGAGCCTGCCTGGTGGACCCCGTACTGCGCCTCCTCGGTTGGGACGTGTCCGACCCGGAGCAGGTGTGCGTGGAGTACAAGGTGGAGGGCAAGTCTGCGGACTACGCCCTGATGCGAGATGGTAAGCCCCTGATCTTGATCGAGGCAAAGAGTCTAGGTGCCAAGCTCAAGGACGACTTTTGGCAGCTCGCCGTCTATGCCGCTAAGACGGGAGCAGTGCTCGGCGTCATGACCAACGGTGACGAGTGGGTATTCCTGGACCCCAACAACGTCTCGCAGCCACAGAAGGCGAGACTTCACCTGTCTCGACGCGAGGACCATCGAACCTGTGCGCTGCTCTTCCTAGAGCAGTTGGACACCCAAGCCTCCAGCAAGCTCCCTCCGCCGCCGCAGGGGCATCGCACCCCGCCGGACTCCTTGACTTCCAGCAAGCCCCCCGAGCAGCTGCAGGCTATTGGGCTAACGCAGTTGGAGCGGCAACTGAGCGAGCTGGCCCCTGATCTGCACGCTCCCAAGGTGCGGGCAGTCGCGGTGCCGTCACGCGCAGACCCTCTTGCTGTCACGTCCTATGCGGGCTTGCTGTGCGCCGTGGCAGAGACCTATTTTCAGCAAATCACTGAGCGATTGCCCATAACTCAGACCAATGCCTCACGCCAGTACATTGCTGCCCGGTCGCCACTGCACGGGACCGGAGTGCGGTTCCGGGCGAGCAGGGAACTCACAGGCACCGGCGGTCAAGAATCGTTCTACGTCAACGTCCACGCCAAGGCGCTGAGACTTGTTCGCTGGACGATCCGGCTGCTCACAGTCATAGGAGTTAGCCCAGACGAGGTGACGGTCGAGCTCGCTTAG
- a CDS encoding PD40 domain-containing protein, with the protein MKRAFLLVALAASAAQSQAWVTERVSISYAGTEGNGASTYASVSGDGRFVAFHSSAWNLVPDDTNGTTDVFVRNTVAGTTERISVSSTGTQANGLCNYPAISADGRYVAFRSSASNLVSGDTNGIRDIFVRDRLLGTTERVSLSSAGAQANGDSDFPAISSDGRYVAFESAATNLVTNDTNDRLDVFVHDRLTGATERVSLTSAGSQGNRGSMRASISADGRFVAFHSYATNLVPDDTNGAIDVFVRDRLNGTTERVSVSSGGVQGNGDSMNAAISADGSTVAFQSDAWTLTNGDTNAVQDVFVRDRLSGTTHLVSVSSLGAQGNGGSLGASVSGDGRFVAFHSAASNLVPGDDNAHQDVFLYDRSNGTTQMLTTSPDGLPGNHDSKAPALSGDGRSVVFESLASNLVEDDTNGQWDVFITRADGAPEITISGTVRFMHLSGQAPIPPSVEIRVALDGGSPYYQLISLGPTGTFALTVPAGTQTCTLSVKHTHWLRRTVPVDTSIGNVQNVEMVLPNGDANPDNGVDLLDLNRILNLFGRQDALADLDEDGVVGISDLNIVLVGFGTHGDP; encoded by the coding sequence GTGAAGCGCGCGTTTCTTCTCGTCGCACTGGCCGCCTCTGCGGCTCAATCACAGGCGTGGGTAACCGAGCGGGTGTCCATCTCCTATGCAGGCACGGAGGGCAACGGAGCCAGTACGTACGCATCGGTGAGCGGTGACGGGCGATTCGTCGCCTTCCACAGCAGTGCATGGAATCTCGTGCCGGACGACACCAACGGCACTACCGACGTCTTCGTGCGGAACACGGTAGCAGGAACTACGGAACGGATTAGCGTTTCGTCCACGGGCACCCAGGCGAACGGCCTCTGCAACTACCCGGCGATCAGTGCCGATGGGCGCTACGTAGCCTTCCGCAGCTCTGCCTCCAATCTCGTCTCGGGCGATACCAACGGCATCCGCGACATCTTCGTACGGGACCGGTTGCTGGGGACGACCGAGCGTGTCAGCCTCTCGAGCGCCGGGGCACAGGCCAACGGGGACAGCGACTTCCCTGCTATCAGCTCGGATGGGCGGTATGTGGCGTTCGAAAGCGCTGCAACCAACCTCGTCACCAACGACACGAATGACAGACTGGACGTGTTCGTTCACGACCGCCTTACCGGAGCCACCGAGAGGGTCAGCCTGACGTCCGCCGGCTCACAGGGCAATCGAGGCAGTATGCGCGCTTCGATCAGCGCGGACGGGCGTTTCGTCGCGTTCCACAGCTACGCCACCAACCTGGTGCCCGATGACACCAACGGCGCGATAGACGTGTTCGTGCGGGACAGGTTGAACGGTACCACGGAGCGAGTGAGTGTCTCATCCGGCGGGGTGCAAGGTAATGGTGATAGCATGAACGCTGCGATCAGCGCGGACGGCAGCACAGTAGCATTCCAGAGCGATGCATGGACGCTGACGAACGGTGATACTAACGCTGTGCAGGACGTGTTCGTTAGGGATCGGCTATCTGGAACGACCCACCTGGTATCCGTGTCGTCACTCGGCGCACAAGGGAACGGCGGCAGCCTGGGCGCATCGGTGAGTGGTGACGGGCGCTTTGTGGCATTCCACAGTGCCGCATCCAACCTGGTACCCGGGGACGACAACGCGCATCAGGATGTGTTCCTATACGATCGCTCGAACGGCACCACTCAGATGTTGACGACGTCGCCAGATGGATTGCCTGGTAACCATGACAGCAAAGCACCTGCTTTGAGTGGTGACGGAAGGTCCGTGGTCTTCGAGAGCCTCGCTTCCAACCTGGTGGAGGACGATACGAACGGACAATGGGACGTCTTTATCACGCGCGCCGATGGTGCGCCGGAGATCACGATCTCGGGCACCGTGCGCTTCATGCACCTGTCCGGTCAGGCACCGATTCCACCCTCAGTGGAGATACGAGTTGCGCTGGACGGTGGAAGCCCTTACTACCAACTGATAAGTCTGGGACCTACGGGAACTTTCGCGCTCACCGTGCCGGCAGGGACGCAAACCTGCACCTTATCTGTAAAGCACACCCACTGGCTTCGCAGAACAGTGCCGGTCGACACCTCGATCGGTAACGTGCAAAACGTGGAAATGGTCCTGCCGAATGGTGACGCAAACCCTGACAACGGCGTGGATCTGCTGGATCTCAACCGCATCCTCAATCTCTTCGGACGGCAGGATGCGCTGGCCGATCTGGACGAGGATGGCGTGGTAGGTATCAGCGACCTAAACATCGTCCTCGTCGGCTTCGGCACGCACGGGGATCCGTGA
- a CDS encoding DUF2961 domain-containing protein gives MYHLIATSLVAIAQASVPITVDRLISDMTSLDRLTRFPHPPYITRQASSYDRAAKSPTENWFANGDAGQYIRSEKVGDREEWVMMDAAGPGVIVRIWSANPAGTVRFYLDNSDKPTIEMKLADLLSGKTEPFLDPIAHVRSSGWNLYFPIPYSRHCKVTLSEDPAVRHVYYHINYRTYPSGTLVRSFTMAQAEEAVAKHDLAKELMEPRQAVSALGSPSPIAVTIEPGRSATIFEAKGPADITGFVLRCEAEDVAKALRGCVLTGVFDGKETIWAPVGDFFGTAPGINPFDAVPLQVNENGEMICRWIMPFQQGARLRISNNTEKPVRFQGRAAVQPRKADPSRLLFHAKWRTEKMPTRPMRDWNYLTATGRGIFVGNSLHVTNPVSPWWGEGDEKIYIDGETFPSTFGTGTEDYYGYAWCNPTPFFHLYHNQPRCDGPGNKGHTLVNRFHILDDYPFNTSFRFDMEVWHSQQTQVDYAVTVYWYATKESTDGFQPASVHDLVIQPVPERIRVPGAIEGENLRVVECTGGIHERQGMADVASNDAHLWWRDGKPGDRLKLAFEAPGSAPFSIVGNFCKAADYGIIQFYVNGQKVGGPVDFYNDGIVYEKRVIGVVDLKRGENILEAEIVGANEKTIKRYMMGLDYIVVELVP, from the coding sequence GTGTACCATCTCATCGCAACATCCCTCGTGGCAATTGCCCAGGCATCGGTGCCGATCACCGTAGATAGGCTGATCTCGGACATGACGTCCCTGGACCGGTTGACACGCTTCCCCCATCCCCCATACATCACCAGGCAGGCGAGCAGCTATGACCGGGCCGCGAAGTCGCCCACCGAGAATTGGTTTGCCAACGGTGACGCCGGGCAATACATCCGAAGCGAAAAGGTGGGCGACCGCGAGGAGTGGGTTATGATGGACGCGGCCGGCCCAGGCGTCATCGTGCGCATCTGGTCCGCGAACCCTGCCGGCACAGTTAGGTTCTACTTGGACAATTCGGACAAGCCGACCATCGAGATGAAACTGGCGGACCTGCTAAGCGGCAAGACCGAGCCGTTCCTCGACCCGATTGCTCACGTAAGGTCCTCGGGTTGGAATCTTTACTTCCCTATCCCCTACTCTCGGCACTGCAAGGTCACGCTCTCCGAAGACCCCGCGGTGAGGCATGTCTACTATCACATCAACTATCGGACCTACCCATCCGGCACGCTGGTGCGCAGCTTCACGATGGCACAGGCGGAAGAGGCCGTGGCGAAGCACGACCTGGCCAAGGAGCTGATGGAACCCAGGCAGGCAGTGTCGGCATTGGGATCTCCGAGTCCGATCGCCGTCACCATCGAGCCGGGCAGATCGGCCACCATCTTCGAAGCGAAAGGACCTGCCGACATCACGGGCTTCGTCCTGAGGTGCGAGGCGGAGGATGTGGCCAAGGCGCTGAGAGGGTGTGTGCTGACCGGGGTCTTCGACGGCAAGGAGACCATCTGGGCGCCGGTCGGAGACTTCTTCGGGACGGCACCCGGTATCAATCCGTTTGACGCCGTTCCTTTGCAGGTCAATGAGAACGGAGAAATGATCTGTAGATGGATCATGCCGTTCCAGCAGGGTGCCCGCCTGCGCATCAGCAACAACACCGAAAAGCCCGTCCGCTTCCAGGGACGTGCCGCGGTGCAGCCGAGGAAGGCCGACCCGAGCCGCCTTCTGTTCCACGCGAAGTGGCGCACCGAAAAAATGCCCACACGCCCTATGCGCGATTGGAACTACCTGACGGCGACCGGCAGGGGCATCTTCGTGGGCAACTCCCTGCACGTCACCAACCCTGTGTCGCCATGGTGGGGCGAAGGGGACGAGAAGATATACATTGACGGCGAGACGTTCCCGAGCACCTTCGGCACGGGGACCGAAGACTACTACGGCTATGCCTGGTGCAATCCGACTCCCTTCTTCCACCTGTACCACAACCAGCCGAGGTGTGACGGGCCAGGCAATAAGGGACATACCCTGGTCAACCGTTTCCACATCTTGGACGACTACCCGTTCAACACGTCGTTCCGCTTCGATATGGAGGTTTGGCACTCACAGCAGACGCAGGTCGACTACGCAGTGACGGTGTACTGGTATGCCACGAAGGAGAGTACGGACGGCTTTCAGCCCGCGTCTGTCCACGACCTCGTGATTCAGCCGGTGCCGGAGCGCATCCGCGTGCCCGGCGCCATCGAGGGCGAGAACTTGCGCGTTGTGGAGTGCACCGGCGGCATTCACGAGCGCCAAGGGATGGCGGACGTGGCATCGAACGACGCGCACCTGTGGTGGCGCGACGGCAAGCCCGGCGACAGGCTGAAGCTCGCTTTCGAGGCACCGGGAAGTGCACCGTTCTCCATCGTAGGTAACTTCTGCAAGGCTGCCGACTACGGGATCATCCAGTTCTACGTCAACGGCCAGAAGGTCGGCGGACCCGTTGACTTCTACAACGACGGCATAGTGTACGAAAAGCGCGTGATCGGGGTGGTGGACCTGAAACGCGGTGAGAACATCCTGGAAGCCGAGATCGTTGGCGCCAACGAAAAGACGATCAAGCGCTACATGATGGGCCTAGACTATATCGTCGTCGAACTCGTGCCTTAG
- a CDS encoding uracil-DNA glycosylase gives MRDLVALERTIVACARCPRLVEHCRHVAAVKRAAYRDHVYWGRPVPNFGDPEARILLVGLAPGAHGGNRTGRIFTGDRSGDFLFQALFDAGFASQSASVSRDDGMRLWDVYITAVTHCAPPANKPTPEEVRNCKPFLTRTLSLLPRLCVIVALGRTAYEACVRELASPGERALPFSHGAEAVLSGKSLLASYHPSQQNTFTGKLTPQMLLAVLLRARELADATGSPQVGSVLSR, from the coding sequence ATGCGTGACCTTGTCGCCCTGGAGCGCACGATCGTAGCATGCGCCCGCTGTCCGCGGCTTGTCGAACACTGCCGCCACGTTGCGGCGGTCAAGCGAGCGGCGTACCGCGACCATGTCTATTGGGGCCGTCCGGTTCCCAACTTCGGCGATCCGGAAGCGCGCATACTGCTGGTAGGCCTCGCTCCAGGCGCACACGGAGGCAATCGGACGGGTCGCATCTTCACCGGCGACCGGAGTGGCGACTTCCTGTTTCAGGCGCTGTTCGATGCGGGTTTTGCGTCTCAGTCGGCCTCGGTGAGCCGGGACGACGGCATGAGACTGTGGGACGTGTACATCACTGCCGTTACACACTGCGCCCCACCAGCCAACAAGCCGACTCCCGAGGAGGTACGCAACTGCAAACCCTTCCTCACTCGCACGCTATCGCTCCTTCCTCGCCTGTGTGTGATCGTGGCACTCGGAAGAACGGCCTACGAGGCCTGCGTGCGGGAGTTGGCTTCCCCTGGCGAGAGGGCGCTACCTTTCTCTCACGGCGCGGAGGCGGTGCTGAGCGGCAAGTCTCTCCTGGCCTCCTACCACCCGAGCCAGCAGAATACTTTTACAGGCAAGCTCACGCCCCAGATGCTGCTTGCCGTGCTACTCCGCGCTCGAGAACTGGCCGACGCTACTGGCTCTCCGCAGGTTGGCTCGGTCCTGTCCCGTTGA
- a CDS encoding PDZ domain-containing protein, with product MILVKLLSLTLLQATQSLLPALDKAVEVPMDFDGEAIFVKGSVNGKPATFFLDTGFSGALLLSDRINVGPKAGTQRMIDFVGSFEVPTVEVKSLLVGEMNLVAKEIEVPQWHVADIGRAYGRHCDGILGLQALSPYVVEFNFKDKKLVFHPRDKVDITKRTPDGASTFLVKMLPSGRDVINLEVGFGTLKKAMAFDTGNAFYVAGYKEDLIKAGRFSEHEDPRYMHKTMVASGATDSFDWWAHDFTIGGIPVQHAVWSIHDLPSADVTSGGTIGIRFIRDFNVTVDYRRRHLWFERISDGGFVPPPGEPGLRAYFDSDRGRWVVFTTKSDSPAAKAGIKEGDVILDVAGKDLRVATHKQFEDLLNGPPGSKVSIRISREGNLMRFELERAHLINGTGPSQPAESQ from the coding sequence TTGATCCTGGTCAAGTTGCTCTCGTTGACGCTCCTGCAGGCGACGCAGTCACTGCTGCCCGCGCTGGACAAGGCCGTCGAAGTGCCGATGGACTTCGACGGCGAGGCCATCTTCGTGAAGGGCTCCGTGAATGGCAAGCCTGCGACGTTCTTTCTCGACACCGGGTTCTCGGGCGCGTTGCTGCTGTCGGATCGGATCAACGTGGGCCCCAAGGCGGGCACACAAAGGATGATTGACTTCGTGGGCTCCTTCGAGGTGCCGACAGTAGAAGTGAAGAGCCTGCTCGTGGGGGAGATGAATCTGGTGGCCAAGGAGATCGAGGTGCCGCAGTGGCACGTCGCAGATATCGGACGAGCCTACGGCCGCCACTGTGACGGCATTCTGGGCTTGCAGGCCCTCAGCCCCTATGTCGTCGAGTTCAACTTCAAAGACAAGAAGTTGGTCTTCCATCCTCGTGACAAGGTTGACATCACCAAACGGACGCCGGACGGTGCCTCGACCTTTTTGGTGAAGATGCTCCCGAGCGGCAGGGACGTGATCAACTTGGAGGTCGGCTTTGGCACGTTGAAGAAGGCGATGGCCTTCGACACGGGCAACGCCTTTTACGTCGCGGGATACAAGGAAGACCTTATCAAGGCCGGGCGGTTCTCGGAGCACGAGGACCCGCGGTACATGCACAAGACGATGGTTGCTTCTGGCGCCACGGACAGCTTCGACTGGTGGGCTCACGACTTCACCATCGGCGGAATTCCCGTTCAACACGCAGTGTGGAGCATCCACGATCTGCCTTCTGCGGACGTAACTTCCGGCGGGACGATCGGCATTCGCTTCATCCGGGACTTCAACGTGACGGTGGATTACCGGCGCAGGCACCTGTGGTTCGAGCGCATCTCGGACGGAGGCTTCGTTCCGCCGCCCGGTGAGCCAGGGTTGCGGGCCTACTTCGATTCCGATCGCGGCAGGTGGGTAGTTTTTACTACCAAGTCCGACTCGCCTGCGGCCAAAGCAGGGATCAAGGAAGGCGACGTCATTCTAGACGTTGCCGGCAAGGACCTCCGCGTAGCCACGCACAAGCAGTTCGAAGACTTGCTGAACGGCCCTCCGGGCAGCAAAGTGTCCATCCGTATCAGCCGCGAGGGCAACCTGATGCGCTTCGAACTGGAGCGTGCCCACCTGATCAACGGGACAGGACCGAGCCAACCTGCGGAGAGCCAGTAG